One genomic segment of Drosophila melanogaster chromosome 3R includes these proteins:
- the alt gene encoding aluminum tubes, isoform I produces the protein MDFHILIVIGCVVSASLLSFLFINKIFRRKTFEEVVAEKRALSANLYKAAGGAATKKPKKKELKREKKQRQREQQRDVNNEPEPEEAEDYSDGQSEGQGSVAGEEPGLSKQHVEFEPDAEVLTDQRRPSSVAEKENQPSGAGKKGKKDKRNGANNKTAGILVNKNETVAVKPAANAEETPTLNNFETKIPKDVVELKKQEQKERKEDNNNKQQSQKKIAGGNVSKKEKVVAVETEAPVVTKQILKQQQQQQNGSPKTQHNQANNKTKQQQQNKKQNQKETLTGKDLAHALDKLADHQNQTIGVNALMNVFSRAELNRSEIQILIDYLLNKQQDMPASHSEWSDDICQKLKRQLEEKEKLLAEEQEASIGIQAKLRELRQEVNTERAQMHARNQAYIDKLQGKEQELAALNQELSSLNDKLTLERQQLTTLRREKQANSQDLVQLQHLQQDLAHKEKCLAEMTAFVNAETQQKNEVIQQQAQQLQALELQREELEARQNNSIFELEQRKQLEAENADLKQELSAVQQTQSELQRVHAAELQELRQNLSVLEARNVALSQQLTQAANSAVQATAAQSEQAQVQTEALAQKQQELSALRSQVGSLTDAHAQQQKQANALQSQLQEAQQRAEQLQAKEQHLQQELQEQREKNNDVRMKNWKLIEALQNAEALTAKTKTNSAQSVGQQHKELQLQQQKAVAANGGGSASSAKSEQQRIRDLYQRLYPDAVKAQSGNALQASFDQWLEQVLATHVKQQQDKLRQKLDAEKSEKQSSSSHKSTQSSNSSSSNHNSTHNNISSNNSSSNSQSSSAAEQQELHKQNLQLRECNDKLTQLVTKTTNTLMDLEERAREQDEHWRGIVEQKEQLILTLQQHASNGE, from the exons ATGGACTTCCACATACTGATCGTCATCGGTTGTGTGGTCAGCGCCTCGCTGCTCTCGTTCCTGTTCATCAACAAGATCTTCCGGCGCAAGACTTTTGAGGAGGTGGTAGCCGAGAAGCGTGCCCTGAGCGCCAATCTCTACAAGGCGGCCGGTGGTGCCGCTACCAAGAAGCCCAAGAAGAAGGAACTTAAGCGCGAAAAGAAGCAACGTCAGCGGGAACAGCAGAGGGATGTGAACAACGAGCCGGAACCAGAGGAAGCCGAAGACTACTCCGATGGTCAGTCGGAGGGTCAGGGCTCCGTGGCTGGCGAGGAACCCGGTCTCTCCAAGCAGCATGTTGAATTTGAACCCGATGCAGAGGTCCTCACTGATCAGCGACGACCCAGTAGCGTGGCTGAGAAGGAGAACCAACCTTCTGGGGCTGGCAAAAAGGGAAAGAAGGATAAACGTAACGGAGCCAACAACAAGACAGCCGGAATCCTGGTCAACAAGAACGAAACTGTTGCTGTTAAGCCTGCAGCTAACGCCGAGGAGACACCaactttgaataattttgaaaCCAAGATCCCCAAGGATGTGGTGGAGCTGAAGAAGCAAGAGCAAAAGGAACGCAAagaagacaacaacaacaagcagcAAAGTCAGAAAAAGATCGCCGGAGGCAATGTGTCCAAGAAGGAGAAGGTCGTAGCTGTCGAAACAGAGGCACCCGTAGTGACCAAGCAGATCCtcaagcaacagcagcagcagcagaatggCTCACCCAAAACGCAACACAACCAGGCCAACAACAAaaccaagcagcagcagcaaaacaaGAAACAGAATCAAAAGGAAACCCTAACGGGTAAGGATTTGGCTCATGCTTTGGATAAACTGGCCGATCACCAGAACCAGACCATTGGTGTCAACGCTCTGATGAACGTATTTTCTCGTGCCGAGCTAAATCGCTCAGAGATTCAGATACTCATCGACTATCTGCTAAACAAGCAACAGGATATGCCCGCTTCGCACTCTGAGTGGTCGGATGACATCTGCCAGAAACTCAAGCGTCAGCTGGAAGAGAAGGAAAAGCTGTTGGCCGAGGAGCAGGAGGCCTCCATCGGAATTCAGGCTAAGCTTCGCGAACTACGCCAAGAGGTTAACACAGAACGCGCCCAGATGCATGCCCGAAACCAGGCTTATATCGATAAGTTGCAAGGcaaggagcaggagctagCCGCCCTCAACCAGGAGCTGTCCAGTCTGAATGACAAGTTGACGCTTGAGCGTCAACAGCTTACG ACCCTTCGGAGGGAGAAGCAAGCCAATTCGCAGGATCTGGTTCAGTTGCAACATTTGCAACAGGATCTCGCACACAAGGAAAAGTGCCTGGCGGAAATGACCGCATTCGTTAATGCAGAGACCCAGCAGAAGAACGAGGTGATTCAGCAGCAGGCTCAGCAGCTGCAAGCCCTGGAGCTGCAACGCGAAGAGCTGGAAGCGCGCCAGAACAATAGCATCTTTGAGCTAGAGCAGCGCAAGCAGCTGGAGGCGGAGAACGCCGACCTCAAGCAGGAGCTGAGCGCTGTTCAACAGACTCAGTCGGAGCTGCAGCGCGTCCACGCCGCCGAGTTGCAGGAGCTGCGACAGAACTTGTCCGTCCTAGAGGCTCGCAACGTTGCGCTCAGCCAACAGCTCACCCAAGCCGCCAACAGCGCGGTTCAGGCCACCGCCGCCCAGTCGGAGCAGGCCCAGGTTCAGACCGAAGCGCTGGCCCagaagcagcaggagctgaGTGCTCTTCGCTCGCAGGTCGGCTCGCTGACGGATGCCCAcgcccagcagcagaagcaagCCAACGCTCTGCAGTCGCAGCTCCAGGAGGCTCAACAGCGGGCCGAGCAGCTGCAGGCTAAGGAGCAACATCTGCAACAGGAGCTCCAGGAGCAGCGGGAGAAAAATAAT GACGTGCGTATGAAAAATTGGAAGTTGATTGAAGCGTTGCAAAATGCCGAAGCATTAACAGCTAAGACGAAAACAAATTCAGCGCAGTCCGTAGGC caacaacacaaagagctgcagctgcagcaacagaaGGCAGTGGCCGCCAATGGCGGGGGTAGTGCCAGTTCAGCCAAGAGCGAGCAGCAGAGGATCCGGGATCTCTACCAGCGCCTTTATCCCGACGCTGTGAAAGCGCAGTCGGGAAATGCCCTGCAAGCATCCTTTGACCAGTGGCTGGAACAGGTCCTGGCCACCCATGTCAAGCAGCAACAGGATAAGCTGCGGCAGAAGCTCGACGCGGAGAAGTCCGAGAAGCAGAGCAGCAGTAGTCATAAGTCCACACAATCAAGCAACAGTAGCAGTAGCAACCACAATAGCACCCACAACAATATTAGTAGCAATAATAGTAGTTCGAATAGCCaatcctcctccgccgccgagcagcaggagctgcaCAAACAGAACCTGCAGCTGCGGGAGTGCAACGACAAGCTCACCCAGCTGGTCACCAAGACG ACAAACACATTGATGGACTTGGAAGAGCGTGCTCGTGAGCAGGACGAGCACTGGCGTGGCATCGTcgagcagaaggagcagctGATCCTAACCCTGCAGCAGCATGCCTCAAACGGAGAATAG
- the alt gene encoding aluminum tubes, isoform B has product MDFHILIVIGCVVSASLLSFLFINKIFRRKTFEEVVAEKRALSANLYKAAGGAATKKPKKKELKREKKQRQREQQRDVNNEPEPEEAEDYSDGQSEGQGSVAGEEPGLSKQHVEFEPDAEVLTDQRRPSSVAEKENQPSGAGKKGKKDKRNGANNKTAGILVNKNETVAVKPAANAEETPTLNNFETKIPKDVVELKKQEQKERKEDNNNKQQSQKKIAGGNVSKKEKVVAVETEAPVVTKQILKQQQQQQNGSPKTQHNQANNKTKQQQQNKKQNQKETLTGKDLAHALDKLADHQNQTIGVNALMNVFSRAELNRSEIQILIDYLLNKQQDMPASHSEWSDDICQKLKRQLEEKEKLLAEEQEASIGIQAKLRELRQEVNTERAQMHARNQAYIDKLQGKEQELAALNQELSSLNDKLTLERQQLTTLRREKQANSQDLVQLQHLQQDLAHKEKCLAEMTAFVNAETQQKNEVIQQQAQQLQALELQREELEARQNNSIFELEQRKQLEAENADLKQELSAVQQTQSELQRVHAAELQELRQNLSVLEARNVALSQQLTQAANSAVQATAAQSEQAQVQTEALAQKQQELSALRSQVGSLTDAHAQQQKQANALQSQLQEAQQRAEQLQAKEQHLQQELQEQREKNNQQHKELQLQQQKAVAANGGGSASSAKSEQQRIRDLYQRLYPDAVKAQSGNALQASFDQWLEQVLATHVKQQQDKLRQKLDAEKSEKQSSSSHKSTQSSNSSSSNHNSTHNNISSNNSSSNSQSSSAAEQQELHKQNLQLRECNDKLTQLVTKTTNTLMDLEERAREQDEHWRGIVEQKEQLILTLQQHASNGE; this is encoded by the exons ATGGACTTCCACATACTGATCGTCATCGGTTGTGTGGTCAGCGCCTCGCTGCTCTCGTTCCTGTTCATCAACAAGATCTTCCGGCGCAAGACTTTTGAGGAGGTGGTAGCCGAGAAGCGTGCCCTGAGCGCCAATCTCTACAAGGCGGCCGGTGGTGCCGCTACCAAGAAGCCCAAGAAGAAGGAACTTAAGCGCGAAAAGAAGCAACGTCAGCGGGAACAGCAGAGGGATGTGAACAACGAGCCGGAACCAGAGGAAGCCGAAGACTACTCCGATGGTCAGTCGGAGGGTCAGGGCTCCGTGGCTGGCGAGGAACCCGGTCTCTCCAAGCAGCATGTTGAATTTGAACCCGATGCAGAGGTCCTCACTGATCAGCGACGACCCAGTAGCGTGGCTGAGAAGGAGAACCAACCTTCTGGGGCTGGCAAAAAGGGAAAGAAGGATAAACGTAACGGAGCCAACAACAAGACAGCCGGAATCCTGGTCAACAAGAACGAAACTGTTGCTGTTAAGCCTGCAGCTAACGCCGAGGAGACACCaactttgaataattttgaaaCCAAGATCCCCAAGGATGTGGTGGAGCTGAAGAAGCAAGAGCAAAAGGAACGCAAagaagacaacaacaacaagcagcAAAGTCAGAAAAAGATCGCCGGAGGCAATGTGTCCAAGAAGGAGAAGGTCGTAGCTGTCGAAACAGAGGCACCCGTAGTGACCAAGCAGATCCtcaagcaacagcagcagcagcagaatggCTCACCCAAAACGCAACACAACCAGGCCAACAACAAaaccaagcagcagcagcaaaacaaGAAACAGAATCAAAAGGAAACCCTAACGGGTAAGGATTTGGCTCATGCTTTGGATAAACTGGCCGATCACCAGAACCAGACCATTGGTGTCAACGCTCTGATGAACGTATTTTCTCGTGCCGAGCTAAATCGCTCAGAGATTCAGATACTCATCGACTATCTGCTAAACAAGCAACAGGATATGCCCGCTTCGCACTCTGAGTGGTCGGATGACATCTGCCAGAAACTCAAGCGTCAGCTGGAAGAGAAGGAAAAGCTGTTGGCCGAGGAGCAGGAGGCCTCCATCGGAATTCAGGCTAAGCTTCGCGAACTACGCCAAGAGGTTAACACAGAACGCGCCCAGATGCATGCCCGAAACCAGGCTTATATCGATAAGTTGCAAGGcaaggagcaggagctagCCGCCCTCAACCAGGAGCTGTCCAGTCTGAATGACAAGTTGACGCTTGAGCGTCAACAGCTTACG ACCCTTCGGAGGGAGAAGCAAGCCAATTCGCAGGATCTGGTTCAGTTGCAACATTTGCAACAGGATCTCGCACACAAGGAAAAGTGCCTGGCGGAAATGACCGCATTCGTTAATGCAGAGACCCAGCAGAAGAACGAGGTGATTCAGCAGCAGGCTCAGCAGCTGCAAGCCCTGGAGCTGCAACGCGAAGAGCTGGAAGCGCGCCAGAACAATAGCATCTTTGAGCTAGAGCAGCGCAAGCAGCTGGAGGCGGAGAACGCCGACCTCAAGCAGGAGCTGAGCGCTGTTCAACAGACTCAGTCGGAGCTGCAGCGCGTCCACGCCGCCGAGTTGCAGGAGCTGCGACAGAACTTGTCCGTCCTAGAGGCTCGCAACGTTGCGCTCAGCCAACAGCTCACCCAAGCCGCCAACAGCGCGGTTCAGGCCACCGCCGCCCAGTCGGAGCAGGCCCAGGTTCAGACCGAAGCGCTGGCCCagaagcagcaggagctgaGTGCTCTTCGCTCGCAGGTCGGCTCGCTGACGGATGCCCAcgcccagcagcagaagcaagCCAACGCTCTGCAGTCGCAGCTCCAGGAGGCTCAACAGCGGGCCGAGCAGCTGCAGGCTAAGGAGCAACATCTGCAACAGGAGCTCCAGGAGCAGCGGGAGAAAAATAAT caacaacacaaagagctgcagctgcagcaacagaaGGCAGTGGCCGCCAATGGCGGGGGTAGTGCCAGTTCAGCCAAGAGCGAGCAGCAGAGGATCCGGGATCTCTACCAGCGCCTTTATCCCGACGCTGTGAAAGCGCAGTCGGGAAATGCCCTGCAAGCATCCTTTGACCAGTGGCTGGAACAGGTCCTGGCCACCCATGTCAAGCAGCAACAGGATAAGCTGCGGCAGAAGCTCGACGCGGAGAAGTCCGAGAAGCAGAGCAGCAGTAGTCATAAGTCCACACAATCAAGCAACAGTAGCAGTAGCAACCACAATAGCACCCACAACAATATTAGTAGCAATAATAGTAGTTCGAATAGCCaatcctcctccgccgccgagcagcaggagctgcaCAAACAGAACCTGCAGCTGCGGGAGTGCAACGACAAGCTCACCCAGCTGGTCACCAAGACG ACAAACACATTGATGGACTTGGAAGAGCGTGCTCGTGAGCAGGACGAGCACTGGCGTGGCATCGTcgagcagaaggagcagctGATCCTAACCCTGCAGCAGCATGCCTCAAACGGAGAATAG